From the Vibrio vulnificus CMCP6 genome, the window TGTATCGAGCAAGAGCAAATTAAGCATCAGGTCAATCCAAATGGCGATCGTTTAACCGTTTCTATCGGCGTGGCGGTCGATCAAGTTCAAGCTCGCGATCTGCATTTCGATAAACTCTATCAACAGGCTGATGTGGCTCTCTATCGTGCTAAGGCGGAGGGGCGAAACCGAGTTTGCAGTTATCAATCACTGTCGGTTGAAGCGATCTAACTCTGCTGCCGCTTAAGCGAGCGAAAAAGAAAAGGGCGAACAGTGTTGTTCGCCCTTGTTATTTTTGTGTTGTCTAAACGGAGCTAGAGCTTCGGCATGTCAAAAGAGGCTTTATCGGTTGAGGCTGAGCGACTTTGCTTGATCAGTGTAAGTAAGTGCTCTGCCTGCCATGGTGAAGGCGTTAGCGAGTAGGTCGCTTGGTGCATGGCTTTTAATTCTGATTCGATTGCCTGTTTTACTGGTTGAGAAACCGTGGTGGTTTTCATCCACTGGCGAACGAGGGCTTCGATTTTGACGGCATCTTTGTCAGCAATCGCCTTTTGCAATGCTTGCATCGATTCAAGCGCGTTATTGGAGGCTGTATTCTGAGGCTTATCTGCACTTGTTCCGCGATGTTTATAGCAGTAGAGAGCGGCGATGAGGGTAAGAATCCACAGTGAGGCAAACGTCCAAGTTAAGTAAAACCAAATGGTTGCATTTTGATTAGACTCTTGGTGGGTAGAGTCTGGGCGAAGGTTTGTCTCACTAGCCTGCGCTGGCTGCTCAGGCAAAGTAAACACTTGCGCCGAGCCCGGTGTAACCTTGAGTTGACGCCCCTCGAGTGCGGCTGTTTCTTGTTGGTCAGAAACCGTGTTCCACCACGCCAATTGCAGTGAAGGTAAGGTTAAATCACCGGTTTCGGTTGGGATCAGTACCTGCTTCAGTGTCATTTGGGTTGTACCGTTGTCCAGAGTCTTAAATGCAGGCTTTTCATCGTACACTCGTACTGAAGCGGGATAGTCGAACTTGAGAGTTGGTAACTGGTTTTCATTGAGCCCTTTTGCTGTCAGAGTGATTTCACGCGTGATGCTGCTACCTTGCTCAACGGTGTTGTTCTCGCCGCCATCTTGATGCCATTGTTGAACAAGCGACAGTTGTTGAGCGGGCAGCCAAGGCTGCGCGGCGTTGTTAGGAATGGCCTTTACCTTGATCGATTGACTTTGCGGCTTGCCATCTAAGGTCAATATTTTGGTAGAGCCCGTTAAGCTGTCACCATAAATATAAGAGCCTCGTAATAGCGGGCCTTTGAGTTCAAAAAGACCGGGTTGGTTGGCGGTAAGTTGATAATTCTGCTCAATGACAGTGATTTGAAGCCCCTGTTCAACACGCTGAAATTGGCGAGTTTGCCCCTTTGGCTCTATCTCTACGCCTTGAATGGACGGTGGGGTGATGCGCGGATTTTCGAGTCGACGGGGATCCGCCAGAATCCGAATCTCGACCTTTAACGGCGTGGATTGCTGAGGATAGAGCGTGCTTGTATCAAGTTGCATCGAGTATTGAATAATATCTGACACGTTTGGTTCGTGTTGATCGACAGACACTTCCAGTGGGATTGGCGCAGTGCTTTCGCCATCAAAAGAGAATGCAGGGATCGTCACGATACCAGCGCGATTGGGTGCGATGGAAAGTGTCCACTCACTGAGCTTTGAAGATTGGCCATTAATGTAATTGCTTGAATTGACAAAACGTGGACTCGAGGTGAAGAAATCTTGGCTTAACGCAGAAAAATCAATGTCATTGGCATCGAGTGAATAATCGGCTCGCACCGTGAGTTGAATCACTTCATTTTTCGAAACCTTGGTTTTATTTACGCTCGCAACCAGACTCTTTGCCGCCAGAAAAGGCGTAAAAAGCAGTGTCGATAGCAAAATGAAAAAGGGTGTCATTCGATTCATAGCTTACTCATTACCATGTTTTGTCTTTATTATCAGGCGCCGGTTTTTGCTGTGCTTGCAACAACATTTGTGCTTTAAGCAGATAAGCAGGATCGCGTGCGTTTTCAACGGATTCCAGTTTTTTAAAGTCTGGATCGTCTGCGTTTTTCGGCGCAGGTTGTTGGGCTTCTACGCTTTTGGGCTCAGTCTCTCTTTCTTGCGCGGGTTTATCGCTCGGCTTAACTTGCTCTTCACCCTGTTCGGATGGTTTTTTCTGTCGTTGAGCATTGCCTTGTTCACTGTTTTCTTGAGACTTTTCTTTTGCCTTATTTGGCGCATTTTCGCGATTTTCTGATTGACTCTGATTATCGCGATTGGAAGACTTTTGTTGCTGTTGCTGTTGCTGTTGCTGTTGCTGTTGCTGTTGCTGTTGCTGTTGCTGTTGCTGTTGCTGTTGCTGTTGCTGTTGCTGTTGCTGTTGCTGTTGCTGTTGCTGTTGCTGTTGCTGTTGCTGTTGCTGTTGCTGTTGCTGTTGCTGTTGCTGTTGCTGTTGCTGTTGCTGTTGCTGTTGCTGTTGCTGTTGCTGTTGCTGTTGCTGTTGCTGTTGCTGTTGCTGTTGCT encodes:
- a CDS encoding BatD family protein, with amino-acid sequence MNRMTPFFILLSTLLFTPFLAAKSLVASVNKTKVSKNEVIQLTVRADYSLDANDIDFSALSQDFFTSSPRFVNSSNYINGQSSKLSEWTLSIAPNRAGIVTIPAFSFDGESTAPIPLEVSVDQHEPNVSDIIQYSMQLDTSTLYPQQSTPLKVEIRILADPRRLENPRITPPSIQGVEIEPKGQTRQFQRVEQGLQITVIEQNYQLTANQPGLFELKGPLLRGSYIYGDSLTGSTKILTLDGKPQSQSIKVKAIPNNAAQPWLPAQQLSLVQQWHQDGGENNTVEQGSSITREITLTAKGLNENQLPTLKFDYPASVRVYDEKPAFKTLDNGTTQMTLKQVLIPTETGDLTLPSLQLAWWNTVSDQQETAALEGRQLKVTPGSAQVFTLPEQPAQASETNLRPDSTHQESNQNATIWFYLTWTFASLWILTLIAALYCYKHRGTSADKPQNTASNNALESMQALQKAIADKDAVKIEALVRQWMKTTTVSQPVKQAIESELKAMHQATYSLTPSPWQAEHLLTLIKQSRSASTDKASFDMPKL